Genomic segment of Drosophila simulans strain w501 chromosome 2R, Prin_Dsim_3.1, whole genome shotgun sequence:
AGCCGTTTTTTAGGCCGCACTTTGCCGCGCAGATGAGGCTCGTTCAAAATTTATAACTGAAAATGATGTCACAAAATACTCTGCTGGTGTGGGATTGATGGGAGTTGCGAAATACTTATGACTCGAGGCAGTAAACTAAGCACTTTTCAGCAAACTGCAGTAGATATACAGTTCTGCGATAGTAAATCCTTAAAATAGTcgtaaatgtttaaaataactaaaaaccTATTCGATCAACATACCACAGTTTCTAGTAACAATTCAATTGCAATGGTTAGTAACGAATATATTTGTCTTACTTGCAGAGAAACGCGAGGACACCGTGGAGGAGTCGACGGCCAAGCGGTTCACAACCACGTCGAGCCTGAAACTGAAGCCAGGTCCAGATGACGACTACACGGAATACACGTGCCAGGCGCGGCACAAGGCCCTCTCGCCGGACATGCCCATGCGGGCCACCGTCCAACTGTCCGTGTTGTGTGAGTAGCTTCTCAGCCTTTCCATCGCCATCTGTTTGGTTGGGTTGGTGCGGATTTGTACTGCGCCTGGTCATGGTGGGGTGGATGCGCCCGGAAGCGACCCCGAGATGCCGGGAATCGGAGGGTTCGTGTGGGTGACCTCATTAGCCGGCTCAATTTGCTATACAATTGAACGTGCGTGCTggggtgtgagtgtgtatgtgaGTGGAGTCtccaaggaggagcagcctGCTTCATTCGATGCACTGGAATActcatattttataatttataaaccaatttaagttGAGCCACATTGAAACATATAAGTCAGTCAGTCATATTTAAACGTACTGATATCATTAGTTTAGAATATCTATTTCAGTTTGCTCAGTGCACTcgaatgaatttcaattaaatgccatttaaatgaGCTCCATAACTCAAACTTTTATGCGATTTTCCCGCACTTGCCGACTTAAATGCCTATTATTTTCGTCCAGTGCAGGCAATGAATTTTTTGCACCAGCTTCCAGCGGCCTCTCCCGATGCGGATGCCATTTGCCATCACGGCCGCTAATTGCGCGATTCGGGCGCgtattaattagtttttaaattcTAATGTGCCGCGCAGCTGCCACTGGATGCCACTGGATGCCAATGTGGATGCGAATTGCGATGCTGCACGGCAGCGGCGGCCATTACGAATGCCAAAAGTCCTCTTATTGATTGTTGCCGTTGGCAGTGGTGGCCGTGGTGGCACTGGTGGCACTGCTGGAACTGGTGGCACACTGGGGGTGCCGGTGGTTGGCTCCAGGCACCTGCTATAGCCGGAGGCCGTAGCTATGGATGCCACGATGACGATGGCTCCACCTGCACACGCACATTCGaattaattatgtttgttatttatgcataGGCAGCTGGCAAATGGTGGCCCCAACTGCCGCAGTTCGTTGGCCATTTCCCGAGCTCGTCGCGATGTAATTGGcacaaaaaagcgaaaaaaaaattgaaaatggcgaaaaatcGAGCCGTGCTATCTGCGAATTCAGGCCGGGAATGAAGGGGGTGCTTGAACGGGATATATCCCCTTTCATTTCCCTACTGCGGGGTCTTAATTATGGCGCTATTATTGCTCCCCCACTGCCCCATCTCCCCCTTCCCCACACTCCTACCATATTTCaagtgattttaatttaatttttcgaTGCATGCCTGCGGGGcagagtgtgtgtgcctggCAGCTTTTGTGCCCCACCtgattgctgctgttgattcAATACGGTTGACCGCTTGTCAAATTGTGATaaggaaaatatattacaGCCGGTGAAGAGCTGATGTTTTTCGAAAGTTTTCCAGCGGAATGGCGATTCTAGTTGCTACCGACTGTATTCCATCTGCCGATAATATCCCAAATGTATTCAACACGTAATGTCGCTGCTTTTTCCACTGCTTTGCGGTATTTTACACTATTATTAATCGCCCAGTGCGACGCCCACAGCAAGTGAAATTACCAACGCCCCGAATCGGAggccaaaaaaggcaaaatcGGGAAATAATGCATATGACCGCATAAACGATTTGCATGCAAACACTTCAATTAAAAACGCCACCAATTTCACATGTATTTATACACATATGCGCTCGCCGCACTTTACTTTagtgtaaattgaatttatttgcgGACAGCAGTTGCAATTAAATATGCGAACTGTAAACACAGCAAACTGCCGGCATttagtgttgtttttttgttcaaaCCGTACTCCCTTCTAATCCCACAGATCCCCCAGGACCGCCCTACATCGAGGGATACTCGGCGGGCGAAACTCTGCGCCGCGGCCAGACGGTGGAGCTCATGTGCCGGAGTCGCGGCGGCAATCCGCCTGCCCAGCTCATCTGGTACAAGAACGGCTCCCAGATACGCATGGCCTATAGGTGAGCTACAAAATTATCTAATCATTGCAACATAGCATATTTAATACAGGGTACAGGGCGGAACTAGACATTAATATAATCATATGACAACTAACCTCTTTCAGAACCTCTGGCCGATTGTCCGAGAACATCTATACCTTCACCGCCGAGGCGGGCGATAACAAGGCTCGATTCCGCTGCGAGGCGAGCAACGTGATGTCCCAGAATCCACTGAAGGCGGAGGTGGAGCTTTCCGTGCTGTGTAAGTCGAGTTCCCAAGGATCTGCTTCCAATTTGCGCCGCCTAATTGTGCGTTCctcatatttatatatgcagcCCGGGCTGAGTAGCGTATCAGATTTAATGGGTGTCTAGATTACAGGCCAGGATGCGGGCTAGGGAAGCGGAGGGCAGGAACCCAGCGATGTGGGGACTGGATTGTGTCAACAGCCTGGCTTGCTAGCGACATCTTCCAAATTCCACAGAGCCAGCAGCCCTACTTGGCAGGCGATTCACTCACAGTGGCTGCTGGATTGGAGCCCGGGGATGGAGTCCTGGAAACTCGCTCGCTGGCTGTTGCTTTCTTTTGCAATTAAGCCTAAGTTTGCACTTTGAAAGCCTCTCCAGTCTCCGTCCCACTTGGCTTTGTCAAATCAAGCAATGCAAATTCTTTTCAAGTGCCAAATAGCGCAGAGCCCCTCCTCTTCAGTCCCTCGACCTCTGAACCTCTGAATCTCTGAACCTAGCCGTCGCAGCTTGTTAGACTTACAACAATTGCAATCAGGCGCACAAAGCCGACGGGCGGAACGGCGCGGTGCCAAAGTCGTTAGCGCGACACTCGGACGGACGGATGGACGGACGGTCGGAGGAGACCAGCAAACATTTGCATGCCACATGCACATGCCAACCCGCCTCTTAGGCTCATGTGTCTTGTCTAACATGCAAATGGATGAGGCGGCCGctcaacgcggcgtatgcgcgatatttaaatttcaagtgCTCGGCAGTCCGCTGAAATTGGCATCTTTTACCTGAAGTCGGCTTTAAGTGCGTGGAGGGTTACTCCGCCCTCAGTTAGGCAGAAACTCGTTTAGCTGGCAGCTTCCAGTTTATGCGCATACCAATCAAAGCGCCATACAGGTCAGGCCTGCCCACTCGGCCCCATCTTGCCCCAATAAGTATGCCACATTGAGTGGCCAGCACAAACGAATACACGAGCAGTCGCACACTAAcactgcactgagagaaaacaTTGGGTCCGTCGGTTAGAAGACTTTACATATGGGTTTTCAAATcatggttttttattttattagtattattcTCCGAAACTCGCCTGTTACATCGATCCGCCTTTGTGGTGGATCTTTTTCGTCCTGTGCATCGCATAGATAGCAGATGTGGCCTCAGCTGGCGGCCCGGGCTCTTAGCACACgcattatttatgtataacGAATGTGGAACAACAAAACTGAAGACGTAGCAGGAATACATTCAGCATCAGCATTCTTTTGCCCCtcacgagtgtgtgtgccaggGTGTGTGCCCGGAATGAAGATGTATGGCTAAGACGGACCGACGAAAGATGCGAGAAGTTAAGAATtcataatgtttatttatatgcgaAACATATCGAGTCGAAAGTTTCGTATTCCCCGCGCGCCATTGCCATGGCCAAGTCCCGGCCCTACATGAAGCCAAAgacaacgctgcgtatgcgtaatgtatGCACTTATCCATCAaggcagcggcagtggcagctgcagctgctcctgcttctgctctCCGCTTCGACGGCATTAGGTAATAGCTCCGCAGCCGGACGGACTGTCAGTCACTCAGTCATCATTTGCATGGAGGCGGCATCAGGAGCCGACATTCCTCCCCAAGGCTATTAGGGAGGCGGGAAACGGGAAACCAGGGGGTTCTTTGCTATCTGGAGGACAGGAGATACTCGTGTGTGCCTGCTCCGAGCATGCCGCAAGTGAGCCTCGCCGCAAACCTATTACATATTAATGCCTCCTTCATTATGCTACTACCGGTAACTGAAATCAACCCGAAACCTTCTGCCTTCGCAGTTGCACCCACCCACGTCACCGTAATGGGACCCACCGAGGCGCGCGTCGGCGATATTGTGCCGCTGACATGCACCACCGCGCCATCGAATCCGCCCGCCGAGATCAAATGGATGGTGGGCGGGCGGCAGGTGCGCAATGCCACCTCAAAGACGATTGTCAGTCCCGAGGGTAAGTGCTGTTGCCGGTATGACATAATCCCCTGCCTAATCCATTTCCATCTCTGCCTGTCATCGCAGGCGGCTGGACGACCACCTCGAACATCACCGCCGTCGTGGAGCCCAACAAGCGCTCCCTGGTCGTCATCTGTCACGGACTGAACATGCAGCTGACCGAGAACGTCGTGTCCACCCACACGATCAATGTGCTGTGTAAGTATGCCCGAACCCAGTGATTTTCCAGCAGAAAATATGCCTCAAATTCGCCAAGCAGGGGAAATTGTTCTGAGTAAAAGCAGGAATGGAAAATTCCACATCCCATATCAACCCCACACTTCGTTTTCCCttcagttttaattgaataacgTTTCGGTTAACAATTCCAAGTGGAAAAATCTCGATTTAGCTGCTAGTTTTATTTCTTGATAACCGCTTTTCCGCCCAAATTCAATGGCCGATTTTCCGATCTGTGTGACCGCGTCGCAGCGCGAGCTCGCTCAACTCACGGAGCAGGAGCGCCTGACCGCCCAGCTGAAGGTTAAGGAGCGTAAGAAGGCGGCCAAGGCCAAGCCGAAAAAGGTCCTGGGTGGCCTGCTAATGGTGAATCATATGAAGATGTGGCACCAGCACCGTGAGCGGATCAAGGGCGCGATCAGCACGGTGGACGCCGAAGCGCCCAACTTTCAGGCGGCCCGCATCACCGGAGTGAACAACCTCCGAGACGAGGCGCAGACATTCATGAAGCGCACCAAGGCCAACATTCAGCTGCTAGTGGAGATTTCGCGGACGATGCGCACCCACGGAGCCATCAATCCGTTTCGATACGATACGGTGCACGCCGTCTCTGGCATTCCCATGGCCCTGCTTACCCTGGAGAAACTGGAGCGCGACAATCGCGACTTCGGTCGACGCATTCTGGAGGTAAACAGCGAGGTGGACTCCGGTCTGTCGGACAAGCGGATGCGGGAGGGCAGAAGCTCGGCGCCCGTCGCTCCACTAGAGTTGCCGCCCCAGGCGATGGCCAAGTACGAGGCCTTCAACATCCCGCTGCCCAAATCGGATGCCGACCTACGCCGCCTCTTTCGACCGCGTGTCTACTTTGACCTCTATCTCAAGGATGCCCGACCACTGGGCAGGTTTGTGGTCCAGCTGTACACAGAGGCTGCTccgctggtggtgctgcagcTGATCAAGTCCTGCATGTGCAATCAGCACTCCAAGTTTATGGTGAAACGACTGTTCCCCAATCTCTGGCTGGAAACCGATTTGATGCTGTCGTCGGACTCGCTGCTCCACCAGCCATTGGAGTACGACGCCAAAGTTATTGACCACGGGGCCTCCAGCTACGTATTATCCTTCAGCAAGGCTTACGTCACGGGATTCACCCACCACCTGTCCTTCGCCATCTCGTTCAAGCCGCTTACCGTGGTCAATGGATCCCGCGTGGGATTCGGGCGGATTGTGAAGGGCAGCAAGATATGCGAGTGCATTCAGAGTTACGGCACTAAGAACGGAAAGCTCAGCCGGGGTCTGCTTTTTACCAGCTGCGGATTGCTGTAGCCTGCAGGTGGTTCCTGTAAATTGTTCATGTGTgcaggaaatatttttgagtcgTGTAAATCGTAGTCAGTACTTTTTAAAATCAACCCCTTCACATAGATGGGGCATGCAGTCGGTATTAAAGTGatgaaattaattgattgTGGGTTGGAAATATTTCAAGAATATTGGTAAATCCTCATTTAACTGCAGAGTGATAAAagttgtatgtatgtttaaaAAACAGTCTCTGTTCGATCTCACCTTTAAAGCTGATTTTATTCTGTACGCATGGAAAGATATTCATGTTTATGCCAACTTTCCTATGCCCACACACATCTCTGGTGACCCCCGTGAAAGTCCAACTGGATGTACGCATCCCGGACTTTGACAGCATCCCCTTTTGCTGCCGCAGAGTGACACTTCTCCGCCACGCGACAACTGCAAGTGTCTCAAACTCCATTATCCGATGTTCGATGTCACTCTTCATTTGACTCAATTATAAGCGAAGGCAGTGACAAAAAACACGCAGGAAAAAATAGATGTCGGCGGAGGAGGATACCGGGATGCTGGGATTGCGGATTTCTGGGGAAGATGAAAGGACTGACAGGCAAAGTCACTCGATAACAGGTTGAGTGGGGTTGGTTCGGTTTGGGGCAGTAGTTAAGCCGATGCCGGGGCTTATTAATAATTGCGATTCTAGTTTCGGTTTATCCAGGCAGAGACCTCATGGCTCCGCCTTCGCCCCACCGCCTCTCCGACCCTGCGGTGGATGTCCTTTGTGAGCGCTCTCCTGCagcgctaattaatttttctgaCCAACATCACAGGGAATAAGCAGCGGGGGAGGGGCGGAAAGAGATTTACATTTATTACCCATACCATGAGCACTGAAAATGACTAACGGACCCCCAAGGTAATGAGCGGTCCTCCCGAGCgtccacgcccacgcccactcccagTACCCCGCCCAGCGCCCAATCAAGGACGATACGATGGTATGTGCATGGTCATGCCTTGAGGATGCGGACGCCCTGCGGATATTTTTACTTTATGCgcggcaaattaaataattttaatttttattgttcggCCGCTCTTGGCAGCTCTCACGAAGGACACAGCGGTGGGTCCTAGTCCTGGCGCTGCCCTCGAGTCctttgctgttattgttgtagGCCATAATTTGCTGGCTCGTGGCTAAGTTTTTGGGCCCACAATTCGCTGGCCCATTTCCCCTGCTTGGCGCTCCTTTGtttgtctctttttttttgggaacgTTTTTCTTATCCCGCGCCGTGTTCTCCAACTGCCCCACAGATCCGCCTGCGCCACCATTAATTTCTGGCTATATGGAGGGACAAATTATCCCAGCTGGCTCGGTGCAAAAACTGCTCTGCGTTTCATCAGGCGGCAATCCGCTGGCGACGCTAACATGGTACAAAAACGACAAAAGGGTGAGTGCacaaatttccttttttcccgtcctttgtttgcattttccgcagaaaactcaaacacacactcgcacacacacacacaattacATAAACagtcacacacatgcacacactgAACAAAGAGCGAGCGACAGGGAGAGAGAGCACTATCAACGGCAGGCAGCAAACATCCGCAAAACAATAATGGCGCTTTTGTTGaccatttccgcttccgctttaTGGGCTTAAAGTGCTAATGAGCCACTGCAGCCATTGCAGCCATGCTCTGCGCTCCTGATGCCAGAGCGATTTCGGTTTTCACACCTTCCGCCCACCACCAATAATCGAGGGAGCACAACTATCGTTAGAACTTTGAACAAAAGGCGGTAAATACggtggaaaaataaaacaagtcACCCACAACCGCAGCTCATCAGCCCACACACTTAAACGACGGAATGTTAGGtgctgggtggtgggtggcaggTGCACCTGCAGTTTCAGGTGCGGCTTCCTGTTTTAGCGTTTCCCATTTGTTGCGGTGTCAGAGTTTTCATCTCTGCCCCTCGGGGGACTCATCTGTGTGCCGTGTTTGCTCTCCAGCTCGCTAGCTCGCTCGCTTGCTCGCCCAGATTAGACGACGTTTTATCagcgaaattaaaatgcatccGCCAGCTGCGCTCTGCGGAGATGCTTTCCagccagaaaaaaatatataagtactCCTTTCCGCTGCAGATAAACTCGGTCATACGGGCGGCGGACAAATCGGTGTCGGCCGAAATCACCATTCTGGCCAACGTGTCCGACAACCAGGCCCAGTACCGGTGCGAGGCCTCCAACAGCGCCACCGAGATCCCGCTCTTTCAGTCCACCACGCTCAGCGTCCACTGTGAGTATATATCAGAGATTAATAATACTTTGACTTAAGAATATAACTAagattaaataagaaataatacaaataagtaaataaataggGGCGCTTTGTAAGACATATTCTAATCATTTAGATTTGTTATTACATTTTACCATATTCTTAGTTAGTCGAACCCAATAATAACTAACTCTGAAATAGAAAACTCACCATtgacttaaatatttttccttaCATAAAGAATATTTTCTTGATCTTTTAAATGTAAgaaatttgataaaaaaaaaggcttTTATTTAGAACGGTTATAATTTTCAAGTTAATTTCCAAGGCGTTTCCAAGTATttctgaaaaataaatacaatactagtaataaataatagttGCAACTTACAATGTAGCTGAATGGTCAAATAGTTTCGTTGAGTGCAGCAGCTGCGCTTTGAATTTGGGAACGGGGAGCTTGTAGACTACCGCATCCTTTCTTATTACCCATTGGGGTGTGTGCTCGCTCTTCCAGTTGCCCCGGAGACGGTCAAAATACGCATTGAACCGGAAGAACTGCGACCTGGCATGGAGGCAACTATCATCTGTGACTCGAGCTCCAGCAATCCGCCGGCGAAGCTGTCCTGGTGGAAGGACGGCATACCCATCGAAGGTACGTACGGTATGCAAGGGCATGGCTGCTTGGCCTTCTTGCCTCTTTGGGCCTGGCCAAGCGATTTGGCAATTGGAAGCTTGCCCATCGCAATTCGCCATGGACTTGCCGGCGCCACCAGTGCACTTTGCTGGTGCGAGGCGTTTCCACGACAACATCCGGTTCGCTTGCCAGTCACTAAAATTACGCCCATTTCTTCTCCGCTCCCGTTCCTACCTCAACCCATTGCCCTGCCCCATCCGGATCCTGTGTCCCTGTCCGCCCACCGGAACTCCCGACATGCCCCAACCCACAGGCATTAATAACACGTCCAAGCCGGGTCTCTGGGGCGGCACGGTCTCGACGCTGGAGTTCAGGGTGAACGTCACACAGGAAATGAACGGCCAGGTCTACACCTGCCAGAGCGCCAACGAGGCTCTTCAGCGGAGCGCCCACGAGGCGGTCAGCCTGGATGTCCTGTGTAAGTACGTCCCGCCTAATTGCTCAATTAGACGGGATCAGCAATCGCTGTCCGACTCTTTAAGCAATTGCACAAAAGAGCGGCAATTGAACTTGTATCCGATATCCATAAGCCAATCCTGTATCTTTGTATCCTTTGGCTGAActttcgaaatgaaaatccgTTTGAACTACCATAATATGAGCCATTAAGATCAATGTTTAATGGTTAAATGATTCATAGAATGAGATAAGGCTCACCAAGAGATATCGGAATAGCCCGGTTAACAAAAGTTTAACTGGAACACATTTGGTATATCCTTAATCCCCAGATCGACCCAAGTTCGTGCCCCCGCCCTCGTCGACGGCGGTGGGCGTGGAGGGCGAATCGCTGCAGGTGTCGCTCCAAACTCGGGCCAATCCCACTCCAGTGACCTACAAGTGGACCAAGGATGGGACAACAATTCCGCAGGACGGCGATCATCGCATCTTTGCGGATGGCGGCAGCCTGAACTTCACACGCCTGCATCGGGATGATGCGGGAATCTACTCCTGCAGCGCCTCAAACTCGCAGGGAGGAGCCACCCTCAACATCACTGTCGTGGTAGAATGTAAGTACTTTCCTGTCTGTGATTCCCTTTATTAGGCTAATTTCGGCCTTTGCCATGCAGACGGAACCACCATCAAGTCGGTGTCTGAGAACATCGTCGTCAATCCCGGCGAGGATGCAATGCTCTCCTGCACCGTGGAGGGCAAACCACTGACCGAGGAGCACGTAAAGTGGGAGCGAGTGGGCTACGACATGACCGTGAAAACATCGACGACCTTTGCGAACGGCACATCCTACCTCCACATCAAGGACGCGAAGCGGGAGGATGTGGGCAACTTCCGGTGCGTGGCCGACAATCGTGTGGACAATCCAACTAACCGCGATATCCTTTTGATTGTCAAGTGTAAGTGGTtaataaagtaaaagaaaGAAGTCGTCTTACCTAGCTATGCTTCACTTCCTTTATCCCAATCCACATCTTCTCGTCCCTGCCTCCAGTTGCACCTGAAATCGCCAAGGCTCCCACGCTCCTGCGAGCGGCCAGTGGGACGGGGGAACGTGGTCGTCTGCCTTGCCGGGCACAGGGCTCGCCCAAGCCGCAGTTCATCTGGCGGCAGGACAAGAAGGACCTGCCCATCAACCGCACGTACAAATACGAGGTGGAGGAGCGCAAGATTGACTCGCTGACCTACGAGTCCACCCTCATCGTGGACAAAGTGGCGCCCGCGGACTACGGAGCTTATGAGTGCGTTGCCAGAAACGAATTGGGTGAAGCGGTGGAGACCGTGCGCCTGGAGATCACCTCGCAGCCTGACCCACCCCTCAGTCTGAATATCCTGAACGTCACCCACGACACAGTCACTGTGGCCTGGACTCCGGGATTCGATGGGGGCCTTAAGGCCTCCTACCGAGTCCGTTATAGGTGAGTGATATTCGGACATTCATAACATGCACaggaaacaatttttaaaagatttcTGTAGAGCCATTCATCTAAGTTATAAGTGTTAACAATATGACACAattttttagcaaaaaaaTCATATTCATTAAATTAGCGCTACTCTTGAAGATTCAGAAGCGTCCGTTTTCCACATTCTCGCCGTTTGCAATTATCAAGGGTCCTGGCAATAATGAAATTGCACTCTGCCTTCTCATTTGCAGGATGGCCGACCGCGAGCAGTACAAATACATCGATGGCCTGCCCAACAGCCACAAGCTGACCATCGGCGGGCTGCGCATGAATACACTCTACCTGTTCTCGGTGATGTCCTGGAACGAGCTGGGCCAGAGCACCTACCTGCCGGATTTGGCGCGGGCGGAGACCAAAGGTAAGTCCGCCCCTCAGTGCGAGGCATTCAAATTAGCCGCGAGTGCCGCACTCGACCAGCAATGCTGACATTGATTTATGCGAGTCCACCATTTGGCTTTTATGGCCACTGCCCAACGGAGCAGGGGTTCGATTCTGCAGAAGAATCGGAGCATCGGTAACTACCAGGTGTGGGTGGTaatggtggtgatggtggtgccGGGCCAGTTGTCAGGCAGCTATTCGGCAGATTTGTGGAATTAATTAGGTAGCCAGTATGATAAGCAGCTATCAGCCTAATTAGAAGCACGCATGGAATGAGTCATCCGAAATAATTGATGAAGTAAAATTAACCCATACACTGGATTTCGTTATTTCCGCAGAAATACAGGCCGTGCAGACACGGGATCCAAATAAATCAGAGAATTCAAATCAGTTgggcatatacatatgtgccaCAAACGAAATTAGTGATGAAAGTAATTAACCAGCAAGATGTTTACAAATAGATAGACAAACCAGGTGCAGCCATGGACACCTACACAAGCCATAGAACAGTAATCATAAAGGTGGGGATGATATGATATACTAGCAGTTATTAGCTAAGGCGTCAATGTTTGCTAAAATTAAACACAACATAGTTTTAGTAGAGGTTGAAAAGGTTTAAATGGACGTTTGAGAACCCACTTCAACTGGgcctgcaccaccaccagcttAGCTATTCAAATGGACGCGACTGTAGTTTATGAAGCGTAAGAAATGGCTTACAGCCAGACGTTACCATGGGCTCATATGGAGCCACCTCAATCCGATTTGTTGTCTCACTCAATGATCTCCTCCGACCCTTGCTGCTGTTAATTGGAATTGCATTACGACCATCACCAACGTCAACAAAACGGACGACGCCACCACCGCAAATGGCCACTATCCACTATTCGCGCATCGCATTCCGTCCGCCAGAAGCCCCGCCCCCCTCGCATCCGGCCTCGTCGCTGGGAGGCGGACCGCCGACCACCAGCCAGACGCCGCTGGGCGGCACATCGGGCATGCTcctggtgggcgtgggcgcCGGCATCGTCGTTGTCCTGCTCAACGTGTTTGTCATCGGCTGCTGCCTGCACAAACGGAACGAGAAGCGCCTCAAGCGAGGTGAGGGGATCCAGGAATCCGTGAATCcggcggttgctgctgctgctgccacacaGGGAGAAATGTCCCAGAATCCATCTCTTTCTTGTATCTTAGTGAAAAAGGGTTATAGTTCTCAAGCTAGCATAATAGATATCATAGCGTTATAGAATAGTcggattaatttaaaactatgATCTTAAGtagtttgccttttttttattcttcaaatatttgcttgcCTAAGAGAAATAGTTATCATCTGAGTGTGCTGCCATTATTGCCCCATCGACCAAGATGGGGTTAAATGGGAAGCT
This window contains:
- the LOC6733604 gene encoding nephrin isoform X3, with amino-acid sequence MALQQQHQRHQQHQQHQQQQQQQHIKWQQHATKRRRCRQHWIKHLQLLGLLAVIVLASAPVPSHAQQQKFRTTPHDLQVLEGAEAMMRCEVANVAGAVQWTKDGFALGFSAVIPGFPRYSVLGDRKQGIYNLRISNASINDDADYQCQVGPARLNSAIRANAKLTVISPPASIEIKGYSHNSKVEVRENQDLQLKCIVANAKPAAQIVWYRGNVEYKPEKREDTVEESTAKRFTTTSSLKLKPGPDDDYTEYTCQARHKALSPDMPMRATVQLSVLYPPGPPYIEGYSAGETLRRGQTVELMCRSRGGNPPAQLIWYKNGSQIRMAYRTSGRLSENIYTFTAEAGDNKARFRCEASNVMSQNPLKAEVELSVLFAPTHVTVMGPTEARVGDIVPLTCTTAPSNPPAEIKWMVGGRQVRNATSKTIVSPEGGWTTTSNITAVVEPNKRSLVVICHGLNMQLTENVVSTHTINVLYPPAPPLISGYMEGQIIPAGSVQKLLCVSSGGNPLATLTWYKNDKRINSVIRAADKSVSAEITILANVSDNQAQYRCEASNSATEIPLFQSTTLSVHFAPETVKIRIEPEELRPGMEATIICDSSSSNPPAKLSWWKDGIPIEGINNTSKPGLWGGTVSTLEFRVNVTQEMNGQVYTCQSANEALQRSAHEAVSLDVLYRPKFVPPPSSTAVGVEGESLQVSLQTRANPTPVTYKWTKDGTTIPQDGDHRIFADGGSLNFTRLHRDDAGIYSCSASNSQGGATLNITVVVEYGTTIKSVSENIVVNPGEDAMLSCTVEGKPLTEEHVKWERVGYDMTVKTSTTFANGTSYLHIKDAKREDVGNFRCVADNRVDNPTNRDILLIVKFAPEIAKAPTLLRAASGTGERGRLPCRAQGSPKPQFIWRQDKKDLPINRTYKYEVEERKIDSLTYESTLIVDKVAPADYGAYECVARNELGEAVETVRLEITSQPDPPLSLNILNVTHDTVTVAWTPGFDGGLKASYRVRYRMADREQYKYIDGLPNSHKLTIGGLRMNTLYLFSVMSWNELGQSTYLPDLARAETKGLELMPAELTEDSSNTPNLVIIGISLAAFGFLLVNASLVAWFFVHQRRKKVAETTNQPAKTATIEMYAPSSYNDTVTGETLSSVSEKSESYSNEGSSQPEYIDEARKKAASTYLVEGSDMPPPRYQKDGTLPVIYPNNVVNACTLPHPRHNNGSAAIHMTRDDQMLISKGVYIPSPSPAPPPDGSYYNMNSDRYLSYPPMEYPAALDFTAQPIPMAHLQPMTVTSLATNGGPTLIGNGSVAAVAGGSGTLRRGILRGVVGVPQPDVTHHTSTVGGSPMQMLHDLHPVNLSASTLTTSTTLNGSLPTATATLPRQPHGILKDPNRNKQQQQQQQQQLQHQQQLLNASLVGVGVPVSAPLGSLQILNLPPASGGLGNNLLMTTNAFDPTAVGLSSFGAVSQAGGIPVAYTDADGHLV
- the LOC6733604 gene encoding nephrin isoform X4 produces the protein MALQQQHQRHQQHQQHQQQQQQQHIKWQQHATKRRRCRQHWIKHLQLLGLLAVIVLASAPVPSHAQQQKFRTTPHDLQVLEGAEAMMRCEVANVAGAVQWTKDGFALGFSAVIPGFPRYSVLGDRKQGIYNLRISNASINDDADYQCQVGPARLNSAIRANAKLTVISPPASIEIKGYSHNSKVEVRENQDLQLKCIVANAKPAAQIVWYRGNVEYKPEKREDTVEESTAKRFTTTSSLKLKPGPDDDYTEYTCQARHKALSPDMPMRATVQLSVLYPPGPPYIEGYSAGETLRRGQTVELMCRSRGGNPPAQLIWYKNGSQIRMAYRTSGRLSENIYTFTAEAGDNKARFRCEASNVMSQNPLKAEVELSVLFAPTHVTVMGPTEARVGDIVPLTCTTAPSNPPAEIKWMVGGRQVRNATSKTIVSPEGGWTTTSNITAVVEPNKRSLVVICHGLNMQLTENVVSTHTINVLYPPAPPLISGYMEGQIIPAGSVQKLLCVSSGGNPLATLTWYKNDKRINSVIRAADKSVSAEITILANVSDNQAQYRCEASNSATEIPLFQSTTLSVHFAPETVKIRIEPEELRPGMEATIICDSSSSNPPAKLSWWKDGIPIEGINNTSKPGLWGGTVSTLEFRVNVTQEMNGQVYTCQSANEALQRSAHEAVSLDVLYRPKFVPPPSSTAVGVEGESLQVSLQTRANPTPVTYKWTKDGTTIPQDGDHRIFADGGSLNFTRLHRDDAGIYSCSASNSQGGATLNITVVVEYGTTIKSVSENIVVNPGEDAMLSCTVEGKPLTEEHVKWERVGYDMTVKTSTTFANGTSYLHIKDAKREDVGNFRCVADNRVDNPTNRDILLIVKFAPEIAKAPTLLRAASGTGERGRLPCRAQGSPKPQFIWRQDKKDLPINRTYKYEVEERKIDSLTYESTLIVDKVAPADYGAYECVARNELGEAVETVRLEITSQPDPPLSLNILNVTHDTVTVAWTPGFDGGLKASYRVRYRMADREQYKYIDGLPNSHKLTIGGLRMNTLYLFSVMSWNELGQSTYLPDLARAETKEAPPPSHPASSLGGGPPTTSQTPLGGTSGMLLVGVGAGIVVVLLNVFVIGCCLHKRNEKRLKRGLELMPAELTEDSSNTPNLVIIGISLAAFGFLLVNASLVAWFFVHQRRKKVAETTNQPAKTATIEMYAPSSYNDTVTGETLSSVSEKSESYSNEGSSQPEYIDEARKKAASTYLVEGSDMPPPRYQKDGTLPVIYPNNVVNACTLPHPRHNNGSAAIHMTRDDQMLISKGVYIPSPSPAPPPDGSYYNMNSDRYLSYPPMEYPAALDFTAQPIPMAHLQPMTVTSLATNGGPTLIGNGSVAAVAGGSGTLRRGILRGVVGVPQPDVTHHTSTVGGSPMQMLHDLHPVNLSASTLTTSTTLNGSLPTATATLPRQPHGILKDPNRNKQQQQQQQQQLQHQQQLLNASLVGVGVPVSAPLGSLQILNLPPASGGLGNNLLMTTNAFDPTAVGLSSFGAVSQAGGIPVAYTDADGHLV